A portion of the Pseudomonas sp. GR 6-02 genome contains these proteins:
- a CDS encoding universal stress protein, protein MSEQSRFMLVVSPLMENSPAFDRAAALAKASGAALHIVAFDYLQGLATASMVNEQALEEMRLGYVERHRQWLEEQARPLRKIGVPVTTEVIWVERPLQEILIHLKEQPMAVLIKALEYESLLSRIMFTPLDIHLLRECPVPLHFVSHVKHALPRKIVAAVDPFHSNTQYKDFNDRILREASKLASTCNAQLDVIYAHDLSSLSADEFDFDSSSALFSPGKAKTLFDAQADAFRELAERNGIAPEQQHMIMGNPTKVLTQYADAYDIDVLVMGRVGHRGVGRLVGSTVEHLLYKMPCSVWVVSPEEL, encoded by the coding sequence ATGTCTGAGCAATCACGCTTCATGCTGGTCGTCTCGCCCCTGATGGAAAACAGCCCCGCGTTCGACCGCGCCGCTGCGTTGGCCAAGGCCTCGGGCGCGGCCCTGCATATCGTCGCCTTCGATTACCTGCAAGGGCTGGCAACGGCGAGCATGGTCAACGAACAAGCGCTGGAGGAGATGCGGCTGGGGTATGTCGAGCGCCATCGGCAATGGCTCGAAGAACAGGCCCGCCCCTTGCGTAAAATCGGGGTGCCCGTCACCACGGAGGTGATCTGGGTTGAACGACCTTTGCAGGAAATCCTCATTCATCTCAAAGAACAGCCGATGGCGGTACTGATCAAGGCACTGGAATACGAGTCGCTGCTGTCACGGATCATGTTCACGCCCCTGGATATCCATTTGCTGCGCGAATGCCCGGTACCGCTGCATTTTGTCAGCCACGTGAAGCACGCGCTGCCGCGCAAAATCGTCGCCGCGGTCGATCCCTTCCATAGCAATACCCAGTACAAGGATTTCAACGACAGGATTTTGCGCGAGGCCTCAAAACTGGCCAGCACCTGTAACGCCCAGCTCGACGTGATCTACGCCCACGATCTTTCATCCCTCAGTGCGGACGAGTTCGATTTCGACAGTAGCTCAGCGCTGTTTTCCCCAGGCAAAGCCAAGACACTGTTTGATGCTCAGGCCGATGCCTTCCGTGAACTGGCTGAGCGCAATGGTATTGCGCCAGAGCAACAGCACATGATCATGGGCAACCCGACCAAGGTTCTTACCCAATACGCCGATGCCTACGACATCGACGTGCTTGTCATGGGCCGGGTCGGCCACCGGGGCGTGGGCCGACTGGTGGGCAGCACGGTGGAGCATCTGTTGTACAAAATGCCATGCAGTGTCTGGGTGGTTTCACCTGAGGAACTGTAG
- a CDS encoding erythromycin esterase family protein has translation MNTPSQNMLNQLYGTHTHIDEASIVPLLRQYAEPLPELNSPAFGEMFDRFADARVVMIGEASHGTSDFYRTRAAITQRLIEQHGFNIVAVEADWPDAGHVDRYVRGLARSAWTRHIFSRFPTWMWRNTDVRAFTHWLHQYNHQHAPEQRVEFRGLDVYSLRNSIHEVLSYLDRVDPQLAHEARRRYGCLTPWQDDPALYGHFVERDGIMPCEHAVVEQLNAMLAEQLAGDIKDDEAFFDATQNARVILAAEQYYRAIYRGSTASWNLRDRHMFDTLRVLLEHRGPQAKAVVWAHNSHIGNAAATEMGWKGQFNIGQLCRSAYGRDVVLIGMSTDRGQVAAADDWDCEMLIKDIRPSRPDSWERKFLDAGVPASLTDWRDPQRKELRRALSKPLLERAIGVIYRPASERFSHYFESVLTEQFDAMVWIEQTQPVTALPLPKSQALEPEDETFPFGI, from the coding sequence ATGAACACACCTTCCCAGAACATGCTGAACCAGCTGTATGGCACGCATACCCACATTGACGAGGCCTCCATCGTCCCGCTCTTGCGCCAATACGCCGAACCCCTGCCGGAACTGAATTCACCGGCCTTTGGCGAAATGTTCGACCGCTTCGCCGATGCGCGCGTGGTGATGATCGGTGAAGCCAGCCATGGCACCAGTGACTTCTATCGGACCCGGGCGGCGATTACCCAACGGCTGATCGAGCAACACGGATTCAATATCGTGGCCGTTGAAGCAGACTGGCCGGACGCGGGCCATGTAGACCGTTATGTCAGAGGGTTGGCGCGCTCGGCGTGGACGCGGCACATTTTCAGCCGGTTCCCGACCTGGATGTGGCGCAACACCGATGTGAGAGCGTTCACCCATTGGCTGCATCAATACAACCACCAACACGCGCCTGAACAGCGCGTCGAGTTTCGCGGTCTGGACGTTTACAGTTTGCGCAATTCCATCCATGAGGTGCTGAGCTATCTGGACCGTGTCGACCCGCAACTGGCACACGAAGCACGGCGTCGCTATGGCTGTTTGACCCCGTGGCAGGATGATCCTGCGCTGTACGGCCACTTCGTCGAACGCGACGGCATAATGCCCTGCGAGCATGCGGTGGTCGAACAGCTCAATGCCATGCTCGCCGAGCAACTGGCCGGGGATATCAAGGACGATGAAGCGTTCTTCGATGCGACCCAGAACGCCCGGGTCATCCTGGCGGCGGAACAATATTACCGAGCGATTTATCGAGGTTCGACGGCCTCCTGGAACCTGCGTGACAGGCACATGTTCGACACGTTACGTGTGTTGCTCGAACACCGCGGTCCGCAAGCCAAGGCCGTGGTGTGGGCGCACAACTCCCATATCGGCAATGCGGCCGCGACGGAGATGGGCTGGAAAGGTCAGTTCAATATCGGTCAGCTGTGCCGCAGTGCCTACGGGCGCGATGTGGTGCTGATCGGCATGAGCACCGACCGTGGCCAGGTGGCCGCGGCCGACGACTGGGATTGCGAGATGCTCATCAAGGACATCCGGCCGTCCCGGCCAGACAGTTGGGAGCGCAAGTTCCTCGACGCCGGCGTCCCGGCTTCATTGACCGACTGGCGGGATCCACAGCGAAAAGAGCTGCGCCGGGCCCTGTCCAAACCGCTGCTGGAACGGGCCATCGGTGTGATCTATCGACCCGCGAGCGAACGCTTCAGCCATTACTTCGAGTCAGTGTTGACCGAACAATTCGACGCCATGGTCTGGATTGAACAGACGCAACCGGTAACCGCGTTGCCCCTGCCAAAAAGCCAGGCGCTGGAACCGGAAGACGAAACCTTTCCATTCGGCATATGA
- the polX gene encoding DNA polymerase/3'-5' exonuclease PolX: MKHAVAPFQAPSSALPPPTSGGQVVDNDHIAAVFDEIADLLDIEDANPFRIRAYRNAARTLRALTFDVAKTLARGEPLPKLTGIGVDLAGKINEIVTTGDCSLRQRLRSTLPPGLVGLLSIAGLGPRRVKNLYHDLGIETAQQLCLAAQQGRIRHLPGFGERMEARLLSAAQKGIGKDRRLPLALVEPMARRLTEYLQQMPGVEQATTAGSLRRMRDTVGDIDILVAAAPSVDVTTQFISHPDISTVLVKGHTRASVMLNSGMQVDVRVVEPAVYGAALVYFTGSKAHNIAIRQRAQKLGLKLNEYGVFRAKNRLASTTEVSVYQALGLPWITPELREDRGEVAAALAGHLPGLIELTDLKGDLHAHTRASDGGNSLEEMALAAREAGLEYLAITDHSQSLRVAHGLGVEQLLKQIDQIDALNSRLQGMTLLKGIEVDILEDGHLDLPDDILGRLDLVVGAVHSHFGLTLRQQTQRLLRAMDHRYFTILAHPLCRLINERDPLNLDLPAIIKAAAQRGCCLELNAQPQRMDLFDLQCQYAKDEGVLISVNSDAHRTADFANLRYGVAQARRGWLEKHNVINTRSLTELKALVGH; the protein is encoded by the coding sequence ATGAAGCACGCTGTCGCGCCTTTCCAGGCACCTTCGTCGGCCTTGCCGCCCCCGACCAGCGGCGGTCAGGTGGTCGACAACGATCATATCGCTGCGGTTTTTGATGAAATCGCTGATCTGCTGGACATCGAGGACGCCAATCCCTTCCGGATCCGGGCTTACCGCAATGCAGCACGGACCCTGAGGGCGCTGACCTTTGATGTGGCGAAAACCCTCGCTCGTGGCGAGCCGCTACCCAAACTGACCGGGATCGGGGTTGATCTTGCCGGCAAGATCAATGAAATCGTGACCACCGGCGATTGCTCGCTACGCCAACGCTTGCGTTCGACATTGCCACCCGGGCTGGTCGGGCTGCTTTCCATTGCCGGGTTGGGACCCAGGCGCGTCAAAAACCTTTATCACGACCTGGGTATCGAAACTGCGCAGCAACTCTGTCTGGCCGCTCAACAGGGTCGCATTCGCCATTTGCCCGGCTTCGGTGAGCGGATGGAAGCGCGGCTGTTGAGTGCCGCGCAGAAGGGGATCGGAAAGGATCGCCGTTTGCCGTTGGCTTTGGTTGAGCCGATGGCGCGCAGACTGACCGAATACCTGCAGCAGATGCCGGGAGTCGAGCAAGCAACCACTGCCGGAAGCCTGCGACGCATGCGCGACACCGTCGGCGACATCGATATTCTGGTGGCGGCAGCGCCTTCGGTGGATGTCACCACGCAGTTCATCAGCCATCCGGACATTTCCACCGTGCTGGTCAAGGGGCATACGCGTGCAAGCGTCATGCTGAACTCAGGCATGCAAGTGGATGTGCGTGTCGTCGAGCCGGCGGTGTATGGCGCTGCACTGGTGTATTTCACCGGTAGCAAGGCTCATAACATCGCGATTCGTCAGAGGGCTCAGAAGCTGGGGCTCAAGCTCAATGAATATGGCGTGTTCCGGGCCAAAAATCGCCTGGCCAGCACCACCGAGGTTTCGGTCTATCAGGCATTGGGCTTGCCGTGGATCACGCCGGAACTGCGCGAAGACCGTGGCGAAGTCGCTGCGGCATTGGCCGGCCATTTGCCTGGGCTGATTGAGCTGACCGACCTCAAAGGCGACCTTCATGCGCATACCCGCGCTTCGGATGGAGGCAACAGCCTGGAAGAGATGGCGCTGGCGGCCCGGGAGGCTGGGCTGGAATACCTGGCGATCACCGACCATTCACAGTCCCTCAGGGTGGCCCATGGGCTGGGAGTCGAGCAATTGTTGAAGCAGATCGACCAAATCGATGCGCTTAACAGTCGCTTGCAGGGCATGACGTTGCTCAAGGGTATCGAGGTGGACATTCTCGAAGACGGCCACCTGGATTTACCCGACGATATCCTGGGACGCCTGGATCTGGTGGTGGGCGCCGTCCACAGTCATTTCGGCCTGACGCTGCGTCAACAGACCCAACGCCTTCTCAGGGCCATGGACCATCGCTACTTCACCATCCTGGCCCACCCCTTGTGTCGCCTGATTAACGAACGCGACCCGCTGAACCTGGACCTGCCGGCAATCATCAAGGCTGCCGCTCAGCGTGGTTGCTGCCTGGAACTCAACGCGCAACCGCAACGCATGGATCTGTTCGACCTGCAGTGCCAGTACGCCAAGGATGAGGGGGTGCTGATCAGCGTCAATTCGGATGCACACCGCACTGCTGATTTCGCCAACTTGCGTTATGGCGTCGCTCAGGCACGCCGTGGCTGGCTGGAAAAACACAACGTGATCAATACCCGCTCGCTGACCGAGCTCAAGGCATTGGTTGGTCATTAA
- a CDS encoding BON domain-containing protein: MNDLSLRQSIMDELEFQPEIDAANIGVTVDNGVVTLTGHVKSYAQKVSAERAVKSIKGVRAVAEEIQVRPMKSAGTADDAIASRALNILTWSSDIPEQDIKVIVQKGWITLEGEVDWQYQKETAEMAVRKLSGVVGVDNRLVLRPQVNVDDIQRRIEEALKRNAEVDAKEIHIKVEGDVVKLEGKVHLWRERKIAERAAWSVPGVRQVDDHLRIA, from the coding sequence ATGAACGACTTGAGTCTGCGTCAGAGCATTATGGATGAGCTTGAATTCCAGCCTGAGATCGATGCCGCCAACATCGGTGTGACCGTAGACAATGGCGTCGTCACGCTCACCGGGCACGTTAAGAGCTACGCGCAAAAAGTCAGCGCGGAACGCGCGGTAAAAAGCATAAAAGGGGTACGGGCCGTGGCCGAAGAAATTCAGGTCAGGCCGATGAAAAGCGCGGGCACGGCGGACGACGCCATTGCCTCCCGCGCCTTGAATATCCTCACCTGGAGCTCCGACATTCCCGAGCAGGACATCAAAGTCATCGTGCAGAAAGGGTGGATCACCCTTGAAGGCGAAGTGGACTGGCAGTACCAGAAAGAAACCGCCGAGATGGCTGTGCGCAAGCTGTCGGGGGTGGTAGGCGTGGACAATCGGCTCGTCCTTCGTCCGCAAGTGAACGTGGACGATATCCAGCGTCGTATCGAAGAAGCCCTCAAGCGCAATGCCGAAGTCGATGCCAAGGAAATTCACATCAAGGTCGAAGGCGATGTGGTGAAGCTGGAAGGCAAGGTTCATTTATGGCGCGAGCGTAAGATCGCCGAACGTGCTGCCTGGTCAGTACCGGGAGTGAGGCAAGTTGATGATCATCTGCGCATTGCCTGA
- the arcD gene encoding arginine-ornithine antiporter gives MATHLHGTQPILPPTAPQPLAGSWRQLEPKRLSLSLLTALVIGSMIGSGIFSLPQNMAASAGAGAILIGWLITGVGMLSLALVYQTLSSRQPTLDNGVFAYARALGGEFLGFNSAWGYWISAWVGNVSYMVILFSALSFFFPLFGEGNNKAAIVGASVVLWSLHWMILRGMRTAAKANALTTLAKVVPLLLFIGLVIAAFQRQTFMVDFWGSPALGSTLDQVKSTMLVTVWVFIGIEGANVFSARAAERVNVGRATVIGFVITLLLLIAVSLLSLGILGQPELATLKNPSMAGVLEAVVGPWGAMLISIGLIISVGGALLAWTLLAAESIFTPAKEKVMPGTLAMESTRGVPANALWITNGCIQLFLLLTLYSSATYLTLISLATSMILLPYLFSGLYALKLTWQGQTYAGHRGLQLRDMAIASVATLYCLWLLYAAGPKYMLLSALLYAPGSLIYLGTMKARQGQALNGPETGLLIIIWVAAAIAGWMLWSGALAL, from the coding sequence ATGGCGACTCATCTGCACGGCACGCAACCGATTCTCCCGCCGACTGCCCCCCAACCCCTGGCCGGCAGTTGGCGACAACTGGAGCCTAAACGCCTGTCCCTGAGCCTGCTGACGGCTCTGGTGATCGGCTCGATGATCGGCAGCGGCATTTTCAGCCTGCCGCAAAACATGGCCGCCAGTGCGGGTGCCGGTGCCATCCTGATTGGCTGGCTGATCACCGGCGTCGGCATGCTGTCGCTGGCACTGGTCTATCAAACCTTGTCCAGCCGTCAGCCGACCCTGGACAACGGCGTGTTTGCCTATGCCCGGGCGTTGGGCGGTGAGTTCCTCGGCTTCAACTCCGCCTGGGGCTATTGGATCAGCGCCTGGGTCGGCAACGTCAGTTACATGGTGATTCTGTTTTCCGCGCTGAGTTTTTTCTTCCCGCTGTTTGGCGAAGGCAACAACAAAGCGGCGATTGTCGGGGCGTCCGTGGTGCTCTGGTCATTGCACTGGATGATCCTGCGGGGCATGCGCACCGCGGCCAAAGCCAACGCCCTGACCACACTGGCCAAAGTCGTGCCCTTGCTGCTGTTTATCGGGCTGGTGATCGCGGCCTTCCAGCGTCAAACCTTCATGGTCGACTTCTGGGGCTCTCCCGCACTGGGCAGCACGCTGGATCAGGTCAAAAGCACCATGCTGGTGACCGTCTGGGTGTTCATCGGGATCGAGGGTGCCAACGTGTTTTCCGCCCGTGCGGCCGAACGCGTCAATGTTGGCCGCGCCACCGTTATCGGTTTCGTCATTACCTTGTTGCTGCTGATTGCGGTGTCCCTGTTGTCGCTGGGCATTCTCGGACAACCGGAGCTGGCGACCCTGAAAAACCCTTCGATGGCGGGCGTACTTGAGGCAGTTGTCGGGCCGTGGGGCGCGATGCTGATCAGCATCGGCTTGATCATTTCAGTCGGTGGCGCCCTGCTCGCCTGGACGCTGCTGGCAGCCGAATCGATATTCACCCCGGCCAAGGAAAAGGTCATGCCGGGTACGCTCGCCATGGAGAGCACCCGTGGCGTGCCCGCCAATGCGCTGTGGATCACCAACGGCTGCATACAGCTGTTCCTGCTGCTGACGCTGTACTCGAGCGCCACTTACCTGACCCTGATTTCCCTGGCCACTTCGATGATTCTGCTGCCGTACCTGTTCAGCGGTTTGTACGCATTGAAACTGACCTGGCAGGGCCAGACCTACGCCGGTCACCGTGGCCTGCAACTGCGTGACATGGCCATTGCCTCGGTCGCCACGCTGTATTGCCTGTGGTTGCTGTATGCCGCCGGGCCTAAATACATGTTGCTCAGCGCTTTGCTCTACGCCCCCGGCTCGTTGATTTACCTGGGCACCATGAAAGCTCGTCAGGGACAAGCGCTCAACGGCCCCGAGACGGGACTGTTGATCATTATCTGGGTGGCGGCAGCCATCGCCGGCTGGATGTTGTGGTCCGGAGCACTGGCCTTGTAA
- a CDS encoding heavy metal translocating P-type ATPase, which produces MFSKWLDPVLLLLTTLTLLAGGIAQLAHKSDWASICWAAGSLVMALVLLVEIVRRLARREAGVDLIALLSIAAALFFQQTLVAAVIALMLASGRILEFFTQQRAERELRALVDRAPRVAWLQENGNLRQIPVEQIQPHQTLLVRLGEVVPVDGRLLSPTAILDESALTGESLPVTRLEAELVPSGVTNVGAPMLLAATRTAAQSTYAGVVRLAEAARQSRAPFVRLADRYALFFIPLTLLIAGLAWYLSGDSLRALAVLVVATPCPLILAVPISIMSGISRAARRGILIKDGVTLEALAEVKQVFLDKTGTLTSGHARLQSIETNGALDPQRLLGLAASLAQASTHPISQAIVEAACQRGLALSVPQAVEESPGSGLCGLIDGLRVRFGTLSFVQNESPVGDWAATMLRRMDYLACSGSFVEVDGALAGLLIFSDKLRRETPLTLRRLRNRGIERIVMLTGDRVETAEMIALSAGIDELRAGLSPGDKVRAVQDACQHASTLMVGDGINDAPALAAANVGVAMGASGATASAQAAGVVLLVDRLDRLVEALDIARQTRHIARQGVLAGMGMSVLAMGVAAFGYLPPLVGAVVQEGIDVVIIFNALRALGPLPGLRQRKLAAEHIDHLQDEHDQLASVLSDLHQLASDFAQRPLEQAQSDLLALVKNLQESLARHERDDEKNLYPLLTQSLPGEDPMSAMSHVHREIFRLIHLLARMSTDFSADPATASVDEIQHQLIRLDTLVRLHFDQEEELFRYLDKR; this is translated from the coding sequence ATGTTCAGTAAGTGGCTGGACCCGGTTTTATTGCTGCTCACCACCCTGACCCTGCTGGCCGGGGGCATTGCGCAGCTTGCTCACAAGTCTGACTGGGCCTCGATTTGCTGGGCCGCGGGCAGTCTGGTGATGGCCCTGGTGCTGCTCGTCGAGATTGTCAGGCGCCTGGCCCGGCGCGAAGCGGGTGTGGACCTTATCGCTCTGCTGTCGATTGCCGCCGCGTTGTTTTTTCAGCAGACGCTGGTGGCGGCGGTGATTGCCTTGATGCTGGCGTCGGGGCGCATCCTGGAGTTCTTCACCCAACAACGCGCCGAACGCGAACTGCGTGCGCTGGTCGACCGGGCGCCACGCGTTGCCTGGCTGCAGGAGAACGGCAATTTACGGCAGATTCCGGTCGAGCAGATCCAGCCGCATCAGACGCTGCTTGTGCGCCTGGGGGAAGTGGTACCGGTCGATGGCCGTTTACTCAGCCCCACGGCGATTCTCGACGAGTCGGCACTCACCGGCGAGTCATTGCCGGTCACCCGCCTGGAAGCAGAGCTAGTGCCCAGCGGGGTGACCAATGTCGGCGCGCCAATGCTGCTGGCCGCCACTCGAACCGCAGCGCAGAGCACCTACGCCGGGGTCGTGCGCCTGGCTGAAGCCGCACGGCAATCGCGCGCGCCTTTCGTGCGCTTGGCCGACCGTTACGCGTTGTTCTTCATACCGCTGACATTGCTGATTGCCGGCCTCGCCTGGTACCTGAGTGGCGACTCTTTGCGCGCGCTGGCGGTGCTGGTGGTGGCCACGCCTTGCCCGTTGATTCTGGCCGTGCCGATTTCGATCATGTCAGGTATTTCCAGGGCAGCGCGGCGCGGGATCCTGATCAAGGACGGCGTCACCCTGGAAGCGCTGGCCGAGGTCAAGCAAGTGTTTCTCGACAAGACCGGCACGTTGACCAGCGGCCACGCGCGTCTGCAGTCGATCGAGACCAACGGAGCGCTCGATCCACAGCGTCTGCTGGGCCTGGCCGCTTCGCTGGCACAGGCCTCGACGCACCCCATCTCCCAGGCCATTGTCGAGGCGGCCTGTCAGCGTGGATTGGCGCTCAGCGTGCCGCAGGCGGTCGAGGAAAGTCCGGGCTCCGGTCTTTGCGGGTTGATCGATGGCCTGCGGGTGCGTTTCGGCACGTTGTCCTTTGTTCAAAATGAATCGCCGGTTGGCGACTGGGCTGCCACCATGTTGCGTCGCATGGATTACCTGGCGTGCAGCGGCAGCTTCGTTGAAGTGGACGGGGCACTCGCGGGCCTGCTGATCTTCTCCGACAAGCTGCGTCGGGAAACCCCGCTGACCCTGCGCCGACTGCGCAACCGAGGCATCGAGCGGATCGTCATGCTCACGGGCGATCGCGTGGAAACCGCCGAGATGATTGCATTGTCGGCCGGGATCGACGAGTTGCGTGCCGGGTTGAGTCCTGGGGACAAGGTGCGTGCGGTACAGGATGCCTGCCAGCATGCCAGCACACTGATGGTCGGTGATGGCATCAACGATGCCCCCGCCCTGGCGGCGGCCAATGTCGGGGTGGCCATGGGGGCGAGCGGTGCCACGGCGTCCGCGCAAGCGGCGGGCGTGGTGCTGCTGGTGGATCGTCTGGACCGTCTGGTCGAGGCGCTGGACATCGCCCGTCAGACTCGCCACATCGCCCGTCAAGGCGTATTGGCCGGCATGGGCATGTCGGTGCTGGCCATGGGGGTAGCCGCCTTCGGCTACTTGCCACCGCTGGTCGGTGCCGTGGTGCAGGAGGGTATCGACGTGGTGATCATCTTCAATGCCTTGCGTGCATTGGGGCCGTTACCGGGTTTGCGCCAACGCAAGCTGGCCGCCGAGCATATCGATCACCTGCAGGACGAACACGACCAGCTCGCTTCGGTACTCAGCGATCTGCATCAACTGGCAAGCGACTTCGCCCAGCGCCCACTCGAGCAAGCGCAGAGCGACTTGCTGGCGCTGGTAAAAAACCTGCAGGAATCACTGGCCCGCCATGAACGGGACGACGAAAAAAACCTGTATCCGCTGTTGACGCAAAGCCTGCCCGGCGAGGACCCCATGTCGGCGATGAGCCACGTCCACCGTGAGATCTTCCGCCTGATCCATTTGCTGGCGCGCATGAGCACGGATTTCAGTGCCGACCCTGCAACAGCTTCTGTCGATGAGATCCAGCATCAGTTGATCCGCCTGGATACCCTCGTGCGGCTGCACTTCGATCAGGAGGAAGAGTTGTTTCGTTACCTTGATAAGCGTTGA
- a CDS encoding helix-turn-helix domain-containing protein: MTEVRLLQGQHLKAACSNCSVLAFCLPFGLDKLELERLDKLILQRFKVRKGAPLYRAGDPLRLLYAIRIGSFKTSVLSIDGREQVTGFQLPGEMLGLDAISAEEHTCNAFALEDSEVCPIHFSQLEKLARELPALQHNLNRFLSREVVRDHDLLMMLGNMNSDERLAAFLLNLSLRLSMRGYSSSEFILKMRRDEIGSYLGLRLETICRGIAHLREQELVEIAGREVKILNLHGLKQLVAGCHSVALH; the protein is encoded by the coding sequence ATGACTGAAGTCCGCCTGCTTCAGGGTCAACACCTCAAGGCTGCCTGTTCCAATTGCAGTGTATTAGCGTTTTGCCTGCCTTTTGGTCTCGACAAACTGGAACTCGAGCGCCTGGACAAGCTGATTTTGCAACGGTTCAAGGTCCGCAAAGGCGCCCCCCTCTACCGCGCAGGCGATCCCTTGCGTTTGCTGTATGCGATCCGTATCGGCTCATTCAAGACCAGCGTGCTGTCGATCGATGGCCGCGAGCAGGTCACCGGGTTCCAATTGCCCGGCGAGATGCTCGGCCTGGATGCCATTAGCGCCGAAGAGCACACCTGCAATGCATTTGCTCTGGAGGACAGTGAAGTCTGTCCCATCCATTTTTCTCAGCTGGAAAAACTCGCCCGGGAGCTGCCGGCACTGCAACACAACCTGAACAGGTTTCTGAGCCGTGAAGTCGTCCGCGATCACGATCTGCTGATGATGTTGGGCAACATGAACTCGGATGAGCGTCTGGCCGCCTTTCTGCTGAACCTGTCGCTACGCTTGAGCATGCGTGGCTACTCATCCAGCGAATTCATACTCAAGATGCGGCGCGACGAAATAGGCTCCTACCTGGGGTTGCGCCTGGAAACCATCTGCCGGGGTATCGCCCATCTGCGGGAACAGGAGCTGGTGGAAATAGCCGGTCGTGAGGTCAAGATCCTGAACCTGCACGGGCTCAAGCAGTTGGTCGCCGGTTGCCATTCGGTGGCCCTCCACTGA
- a CDS encoding Hsp20/alpha crystallin family protein has product MSNSVKKVPVHTEAKTALRPKTTELMRPFEKLRQQVDHLFEDFSLGSGLSLFNRGLFDVAPLWDRELIGQSMPAVDIVEKDKSFEITAELPGMDQKDIEIKLSNGSLIIKGEKQEAKEEKKKGYYLSERSYGSFERMFNLPKEVDADKIEASYSKGVLSISLPKKPEALKADKVVQIKGN; this is encoded by the coding sequence ATGAGCAACTCCGTGAAGAAAGTACCCGTTCATACCGAAGCGAAAACCGCTCTGCGCCCAAAGACAACTGAACTGATGCGGCCCTTCGAAAAGCTTCGGCAACAGGTCGACCATCTGTTCGAAGACTTCAGTCTTGGCTCGGGGTTGTCGCTGTTCAACCGTGGACTGTTCGATGTCGCCCCCTTGTGGGACCGGGAATTGATCGGTCAGAGCATGCCTGCGGTAGACATCGTCGAGAAAGATAAAAGCTTCGAAATCACTGCCGAGCTTCCCGGCATGGATCAGAAGGACATCGAGATCAAACTGTCCAATGGCAGCCTGATCATCAAAGGGGAAAAGCAAGAAGCGAAGGAAGAAAAAAAGAAAGGCTACTATCTCAGCGAACGTAGCTATGGCTCCTTCGAACGGATGTTCAACCTGCCCAAAGAGGTGGATGCCGATAAGATCGAAGCCAGTTACAGCAAAGGCGTACTGAGCATCTCGTTGCCGAAAAAGCCTGAAGCCCTGAAGGCTGACAAGGTCGTGCAGATCAAAGGCAACTGA